The Luteitalea sp. genome has a window encoding:
- a CDS encoding aspartate carbamoyltransferase catalytic subunit, whose translation MKGSGGTGQGSVGVRDQGSAEGPRTPTVTALENRHLLGIAELSAEEIRLILDTAEAMKEVGERQIKKVPTLRGKTVVNLFFEPSTRTRTSFEIAEKRLSADTLNIAASTSSVVKGETLADTVRNLEAMAPDAIVMRHPSSGACHLLARICRARVVNAGDGTHEHPTQALLDGFTIRQHKGGFAGLKVAIVGDLLHSRVLRSNLLLLNKLGAQVVACAPTTLRPVGLDRMGATATSSIDEAVQDADVVMMLRIQLERMQGHFFPSIREYYRLFGLTAARLQRAKPDVIIMHPGPINRGVEIDSDVADGPYSVILEQVANGVAVRMAVLYLLTGGSEGPS comes from the coding sequence ATGAAGGGGTCAGGGGGCACGGGGCAGGGATCAGTAGGGGTCAGGGATCAGGGATCAGCCGAGGGCCCACGAACGCCGACCGTGACGGCGCTCGAGAACCGTCATTTGCTCGGGATTGCGGAGCTCTCGGCGGAAGAGATCCGTCTGATCCTGGACACCGCCGAGGCGATGAAGGAGGTGGGCGAGCGGCAGATCAAGAAGGTGCCCACACTGCGCGGCAAGACGGTCGTCAATCTCTTCTTCGAACCGAGCACACGGACGCGCACCTCCTTCGAGATTGCGGAGAAGCGCTTGAGCGCCGACACGCTCAACATTGCCGCCTCCACTTCCAGCGTTGTCAAAGGGGAGACGCTCGCCGACACCGTCCGGAACCTCGAAGCCATGGCGCCGGACGCGATCGTGATGCGCCACCCCTCGTCCGGCGCCTGCCATCTGCTCGCGCGTATCTGCCGGGCGCGTGTCGTGAACGCGGGGGACGGGACGCACGAGCACCCGACGCAAGCGCTCCTGGATGGCTTCACAATCCGCCAGCACAAGGGAGGCTTCGCAGGACTGAAGGTTGCCATCGTGGGTGACCTGCTCCACAGCCGCGTCCTGAGGTCGAATCTCTTGCTGCTGAACAAGCTCGGCGCGCAGGTGGTTGCGTGCGCGCCGACGACGCTTCGACCCGTGGGCCTCGACCGCATGGGTGCGACGGCCACCTCGTCCATCGACGAGGCGGTACAGGATGCGGATGTCGTCATGATGCTGCGCATCCAGCTGGAGCGGATGCAGGGCCACTTCTTTCCGTCGATCCGCGAGTACTATCGATTGTTCGGCTTGACAGCTGCACGGCTGCAGCGCGCCAAGCCCGACGTCATCATCATGCACCCAGGGCCGATCAACCGCGGAGTCGAGATCGATTCCGATGTGGCCGACGGTCCGTACTCCGTCATCCTCGAGCAGGTCGCCAACGGCGTGGCGGTGCGGATGGCCGTGCTCTATCTGCTGACAGGCGGCAGCGAAGGCCCTTCGTAG
- a CDS encoding TIGR02757 family protein — MRHSSLKPELDDLYEAFNREDAAADPVQFVHRYREIADREIVAFVASALAFGRVASVLASVERLLTLMGPSPAAFVRSFALSELTDTFAGLGHRWTRAEDLVALMLVLRHMIERAGSIERYVADGHDSGAPDVSETVERFSARACGVDVRQAYGRPLPRRPGVHFFFPRPSSGSGCKRLNLFLRWMVRSDAVDPGGWTMIRPAQLVVPLDTHVIRVGRCLGLTRYRSAGWRMAAEITASLRRFDPDDPVRYDFSLCHLGMMGACGFGTSGSNRQCPLRAFCRPE, encoded by the coding sequence ATGCGCCACAGCTCTCTCAAGCCGGAGCTCGACGATCTGTACGAAGCGTTCAATCGAGAGGACGCAGCGGCCGACCCGGTGCAGTTCGTCCATCGGTACCGTGAAATTGCGGACCGCGAGATCGTAGCGTTTGTCGCATCAGCGCTCGCGTTTGGGCGCGTCGCGAGCGTGCTGGCCTCGGTCGAGCGCCTGCTCACGTTGATGGGACCATCGCCGGCGGCCTTCGTGCGATCGTTTGCGCTATCCGAGCTCACGGACACGTTTGCCGGGCTCGGGCATCGCTGGACGCGCGCCGAGGATCTGGTGGCTCTGATGCTCGTGCTCCGCCACATGATCGAGCGCGCCGGCAGTATCGAGCGTTACGTGGCGGACGGACACGATTCAGGCGCGCCGGACGTCAGCGAGACCGTGGAGCGTTTCTCGGCTCGCGCTTGCGGCGTGGACGTACGCCAGGCGTACGGCAGGCCCCTGCCGCGGCGGCCGGGCGTGCACTTCTTCTTCCCGCGCCCCTCCTCTGGGAGCGGGTGCAAGCGGTTGAACCTCTTTCTCCGCTGGATGGTGCGCTCCGACGCCGTCGATCCCGGTGGTTGGACGATGATTCGGCCCGCACAGCTCGTCGTGCCGCTCGACACGCACGTCATCCGCGTCGGTCGGTGCCTCGGCCTCACACGGTACCGCAGCGCCGGCTGGCGCATGGCGGCGGAGATCACCGCCTCCTTGCGCCGGTTCGATCCCGATGATCCTGTCCGATACGACTTTTCTCTGTGCCACCTCGGCATGATGGGCGCGTGTGGGTTTGGAACGAGTGGAAGCAACCGACAGTGTCCGTTGCGTGCATTCTGCCGACCGGAGTAG
- a CDS encoding amidohydrolase family protein — MKLLLKGGRLVDPVSDRDGIYDVLIEGDVVARIDRDIAVDRDAAILDVPEGAIVCPGLIDMHVHLREPGQEHKEDVASGVASAVAGGFTAVACMPNTSPVNDNASVTELILERSAQANRARVYPIGAVSVGQHGEQLAELGELRDAGCVAVSDDGHPVATALLMRRALEYADMLGLLVIDHCEDQTLKGDGVAHEGYHASVLGLRGIPGEAEELMVQRDVTLAGLTKAPVHIAHLSTRGSLRAVRDGKARGIRVTCEVTPHHLTLTDEALGDYDTNTKMNPPLREAADRDALMEGLRDGAVDVIATDHAPHHADEKAVEFDHAPFGIVGLETCVPLVLDRLVHAGVISIGRFVELLSVNPARLLKVTGGSLTIGRPADITVLLPDLDVTIDKKKLRSKSKNTPFGGWRLRGGVGATFVGGRLVYCNDDTPSLTAWRELRKARSPNVPGR; from the coding sequence ATGAAACTGTTGTTGAAAGGCGGTCGTCTGGTAGATCCGGTAAGCGATCGTGACGGTATCTACGACGTACTGATTGAAGGCGACGTCGTGGCTCGGATCGATCGCGACATAGCGGTCGATCGGGACGCGGCGATTCTCGACGTGCCGGAAGGGGCCATCGTCTGCCCGGGGCTGATTGATATGCACGTGCACCTGCGAGAGCCGGGGCAGGAGCACAAGGAAGATGTGGCGAGCGGTGTGGCGTCGGCGGTGGCGGGCGGCTTCACCGCTGTGGCATGTATGCCGAACACGTCGCCTGTCAACGACAACGCCAGCGTGACCGAGCTGATCCTGGAACGGTCCGCCCAGGCGAATCGCGCGCGCGTGTATCCCATTGGCGCCGTCTCCGTTGGACAGCACGGCGAGCAGCTCGCCGAGCTGGGGGAGCTCAGAGACGCCGGTTGTGTGGCGGTCTCCGATGACGGTCACCCCGTGGCCACGGCGCTGCTGATGCGGCGCGCGCTGGAGTACGCGGACATGCTGGGGCTGTTGGTCATCGATCACTGCGAGGACCAAACGCTGAAGGGGGACGGTGTCGCGCACGAGGGATACCACGCCAGCGTGCTCGGGCTTCGCGGGATACCGGGTGAGGCGGAGGAGTTGATGGTCCAGCGCGATGTGACGCTGGCCGGGCTGACGAAGGCGCCGGTGCATATTGCGCATCTGAGCACGCGAGGGTCCTTGAGAGCCGTGCGTGACGGTAAGGCGCGCGGCATCCGTGTGACGTGCGAGGTGACGCCGCACCATTTGACGCTCACAGACGAGGCGCTGGGTGACTACGACACGAACACCAAGATGAACCCGCCGCTCAGGGAGGCGGCCGACCGTGATGCGCTGATGGAGGGCCTGCGCGATGGTGCGGTCGATGTGATTGCCACAGACCACGCGCCGCATCACGCCGATGAAAAGGCTGTGGAGTTCGACCACGCGCCGTTCGGGATCGTTGGACTGGAGACCTGTGTGCCGTTGGTCCTCGACAGGCTCGTGCATGCTGGTGTCATCTCGATCGGCCGCTTCGTCGAGCTGCTCTCGGTGAACCCGGCGCGCCTCCTCAAGGTCACGGGCGGATCGCTAACCATCGGACGGCCTGCCGACATCACCGTGCTGCTGCCAGATCTTGACGTGACCATCGACAAGAAGAAGCTCCGGTCGAAGTCCAAGAACACGCCGTTTGGCGGATGGCGCTTACGAGGCGGCGTCGGCGCGACGTTCGTAGGCGGCCGCCTCGTGTACTGCAATGACGACACTCCGTCGCTGACGGCGTGGCGGGAACTGAGGAAAGCACGTTCGCCGAACGTGCCTGGTCGCTAA
- the pyrR gene encoding bifunctional pyr operon transcriptional regulator/uracil phosphoribosyltransferase PyrR — translation MGRTLARIAHEVLERNRGLDDVAFVGIRTRGVPLAQRIVTAIGELTSHQVPVGSLDITLYRDDLMRHQVGPQPVVGPTDIPFPIDDHRIILVDDVLYTGRTVRAALDALIDFGRPRTIQLLVFIDRGHRELPIKADYVGKNLPTSLKESVQVRLAEIDGVDEVVLEEEASSS, via the coding sequence ATGGGGCGTACGCTCGCGCGCATTGCGCATGAGGTCCTCGAGCGCAACCGCGGTCTCGACGATGTCGCGTTTGTTGGCATTCGCACACGCGGCGTCCCGCTTGCGCAGCGAATCGTGACGGCCATCGGCGAGCTGACGAGCCACCAAGTGCCGGTGGGCTCCCTTGACATCACGCTGTACCGCGACGATCTCATGCGCCATCAGGTCGGCCCGCAGCCGGTGGTTGGCCCGACGGACATCCCATTCCCCATCGACGACCACCGCATCATCCTGGTCGATGACGTGCTGTATACGGGGCGAACGGTGCGCGCCGCGTTGGACGCGCTCATCGATTTCGGCCGGCCTCGCACCATCCAACTGCTCGTGTTCATCGATCGCGGCCACCGCGAGCTGCCCATCAAGGCGGACTACGTCGGTAAGAATCTGCCGACGTCGCTCAAAGAGAGTGTCCAGGTGCGGCTCGCCGAGATCGATGGCGTCGATGAAGTGGTCTTGGAGGAGGAGGCGAGCTCCTCATGA
- a CDS encoding glycosyltransferase — MPKLTVTVITLNEGHQLAGALESVVDWVDEIVVVDGGSTDDTVEVARRYTDRVLCRDWPGFGPQKNRAASLATNDWILTLDSDERVTPALAASIQATLAGEPSAVAYRMRRLSWHLGRWIHSTDWYPDYQTRLYDRRRARWVDRKVHEGLITNGPVALLSGELRHYPYRSISDHLSTIDRYTTLWAEQSLVDGHRARLRDLVLRPPAAFLRNYLLRHGFRDGRAGLVISLMNTWYVVLKFAKLWELQAPDVQCPMPSPHPRKANIQGKE, encoded by the coding sequence GTGCCGAAGCTGACGGTTACGGTCATCACGCTCAACGAGGGGCACCAGCTCGCAGGTGCCCTCGAATCGGTGGTCGATTGGGTAGACGAGATCGTTGTCGTCGATGGCGGCAGCACCGATGACACGGTCGAGGTCGCTCGCCGCTACACCGACCGCGTGCTGTGCCGTGACTGGCCCGGGTTCGGTCCGCAGAAGAACCGCGCTGCCTCGCTGGCAACGAACGACTGGATTCTGACGCTCGACTCCGACGAGCGCGTGACGCCGGCCCTGGCAGCGTCCATCCAAGCAACCCTCGCGGGAGAGCCCAGCGCAGTCGCATACCGGATGCGGCGTCTCAGTTGGCACCTTGGGCGTTGGATACACTCCACTGACTGGTATCCGGACTATCAGACCCGTTTGTACGACCGCCGGCGTGCGCGCTGGGTGGATCGCAAGGTTCACGAAGGCCTGATTACGAATGGGCCGGTGGCCCTGCTCTCCGGAGAGCTTCGCCACTACCCGTATCGCAGTATCAGCGACCATCTGTCCACCATCGATCGCTACACGACGCTGTGGGCCGAACAGTCGCTGGTCGATGGGCACCGCGCCCGCTTGCGCGATCTCGTCCTGCGTCCGCCGGCTGCGTTTCTGCGAAATTACCTCCTTCGACACGGCTTCAGGGATGGCCGCGCTGGTCTCGTGATCTCACTGATGAACACCTGGTACGTGGTGCTGAAATTCGCGAAGCTTTGGGAGCTTCAGGCCCCCGACGTTCAATGTCCTATGCCTAGTCCTCATCCCCGTAAGGCGAACATCCAAGGGAAAGAGTGA
- a CDS encoding glycosyltransferase, producing MVSLHIDTARTWRGGQNQALLTVLGLRALDHRTVLVAHPDGELRRRASEGPDLIPLAPRAEADFATGWRLARVLKDVRPAIVHAHDPHGVAAAALALSFHRATPAPALVVSRRVDFLLKQNTFSRWKHRQVRLFICASEAIRQLLIEQGVPEARCVTVHEGVDLDHIAAREPRSLHEELWLPRGAPVVLNVAALTAHKGQRYFIDAAARVLRQLPDVRFVILGEGELRSSLERQTRELGLERHVLLPGFRPDVLSLLKTCDLFVMSSVMEGLGTSLLDAMACAKPIVATDVGGIPEVVVDGETGLLVPPRDGDALARAIVALLTDEPLARQVASGGYERVRRRFSAERMVLETLEVYRQVLRSGSS from the coding sequence ATGGTGTCGCTGCACATTGACACGGCGCGGACCTGGCGGGGCGGCCAGAATCAAGCGCTCCTCACCGTGCTCGGCTTGCGCGCGCTCGATCATCGCACCGTGCTCGTCGCGCATCCGGACGGCGAGCTGCGGCGGCGTGCATCGGAAGGGCCAGACCTGATTCCGCTTGCGCCGCGCGCCGAAGCAGATTTCGCCACCGGGTGGCGCCTCGCCAGAGTGCTGAAGGATGTGCGGCCCGCCATCGTGCATGCGCACGATCCCCACGGGGTGGCCGCAGCCGCTCTCGCGCTGTCGTTTCACCGCGCAACGCCGGCGCCGGCCTTGGTCGTATCGCGCCGCGTCGACTTCCTGTTGAAGCAGAACACGTTCTCGCGATGGAAACATCGCCAGGTACGTCTTTTCATCTGCGCGTCGGAGGCCATTCGGCAGCTCCTGATTGAACAAGGCGTTCCGGAAGCGCGCTGCGTGACCGTGCACGAGGGCGTCGACCTCGACCATATCGCCGCCCGAGAGCCACGGTCGCTCCATGAAGAGCTCTGGCTGCCGCGAGGCGCGCCGGTCGTCCTGAACGTCGCGGCACTCACCGCGCACAAAGGCCAGCGGTACTTCATCGACGCCGCGGCGCGCGTGCTCCGTCAGTTACCAGACGTCCGATTCGTCATCCTCGGTGAAGGCGAGCTCCGCTCTTCGCTCGAGCGCCAGACCCGCGAGCTCGGCCTCGAGCGTCACGTGCTCCTGCCGGGCTTTCGGCCGGATGTCCTGTCGCTGCTCAAGACCTGCGACCTGTTCGTCATGAGCTCGGTCATGGAAGGACTCGGTACGTCGCTGCTCGACGCGATGGCCTGCGCCAAGCCAATTGTTGCGACCGACGTCGGCGGCATTCCAGAGGTGGTGGTCGATGGCGAGACGGGCTTGCTCGTCCCTCCGCGCGACGGCGACGCCCTCGCGCGCGCGATTGTCGCGCTCCTCACCGACGAGCCGCTGGCGCGACAGGTTGCATCCGGGGGTTATGAGCGCGTGAGACGGCGCTTCTCCGCCGAGCGTATGGTTCTCGAAACGCTGGAGGTGTATCGGCAGGTGCTCAGGTCGGGGTCAAGTTAG